A single Thermaerobacter sp. FW80 DNA region contains:
- a CDS encoding PTS sugar transporter subunit IIA has translation MFSRELIMLDLDVADAQGAIRALGSRLRECGHVAETFVDAVLDRERTFPTGLPTRIPVAIPHTDAAHCYKPAIAVGVLRHPVEFGEMGNPQGTVGVRAVFLLSIPDPSQQVDCLRALVEAFQDPHFLPALVGSRTTDEAWQVCQRTFGGTLA, from the coding sequence ATGTTCTCCCGTGAGCTCATCATGCTGGATCTGGACGTGGCGGATGCCCAAGGCGCGATTCGTGCGCTGGGGAGTCGGCTGCGGGAATGCGGTCACGTTGCAGAGACCTTCGTCGATGCCGTCCTCGACCGCGAACGCACGTTTCCGACGGGTCTCCCCACGAGGATCCCGGTCGCCATACCGCACACCGACGCAGCCCATTGCTACAAGCCGGCCATTGCCGTCGGCGTCTTGCGGCACCCCGTCGAGTTCGGCGAGATGGGCAATCCCCAGGGTACCGTGGGCGTCAGGGCCGTGTTCCTCCTGTCGATACCCGATCCGTCCCAGCAAGTCGACTGTCTCCGCGCCTTGGTCGAGGCTTTTCAAGACCCGCACTTCCTGCCTGCCCTGGTGGGCAGCCGCACCACCGACGAGGCCTGGCAGGTCTGCCAGCGTACCTTCGGAGGAACGTTGGCTTGA
- a CDS encoding Zn-dependent hydrolase — MTSTTPPARIDAERLWADIEALAARTEPDRPYTRRAFTEVYLEGRRWLAARMREAGLETHVDAGGNLIGRWEGTDPGLPPLMAGSHTDTVVNGGRFDGVVGVLGALEAIRALQEAGVRLRHPVEVVDFLAEEPTDYGPSCVGSQALAGGLSPPMLAQVNPAGETLAEGIRRMGGDPDALARPLRRPGEIAAYLEMHIEQGPVLESRGVPIGIVTGIASMAWHRIVVEGRAGHAGTTPMDLRQDALAGAAEIVLAVERIGRELAARGPFVATAGRLRNEPNNMNVVPARTELTVDLRSHDEALLDHGWQRILDAVEAICQARRLRCSTRCLGRAPGVQADPMVMEALERAAQELGYATLRLSSGAGHDAMHVARIAPMGMLFIPCRAGLSHCPEEWAEPRDIARGAEVLARALQWLDRHLP; from the coding sequence ATGACTTCCACAACACCACCGGCCCGCATCGACGCCGAACGCCTCTGGGCGGACATCGAGGCGCTGGCGGCTCGGACCGAGCCGGATCGACCCTACACCCGCCGGGCCTTCACGGAGGTGTACCTTGAAGGGCGGCGCTGGCTGGCCGCCCGCATGCGGGAGGCGGGCCTGGAGACCCACGTCGACGCGGGAGGCAACCTCATCGGCCGTTGGGAGGGTACCGATCCCGGCCTACCGCCGTTGATGGCCGGCTCCCACACCGACACCGTGGTCAACGGGGGTCGGTTCGACGGGGTGGTGGGCGTGCTGGGCGCCCTGGAGGCGATCCGGGCCCTGCAGGAGGCGGGAGTCCGGCTGCGACATCCGGTGGAGGTCGTCGACTTCCTCGCCGAAGAACCCACCGACTACGGTCCTTCCTGCGTGGGCAGCCAGGCGCTGGCGGGCGGCCTGAGCCCTCCGATGCTGGCCCAGGTCAACCCCGCCGGCGAGACCCTGGCCGAGGGCATCCGCCGCATGGGTGGCGACCCCGACGCCTTGGCCCGCCCTCTGCGCCGGCCGGGGGAGATCGCGGCCTACCTCGAGATGCACATCGAGCAGGGACCGGTGCTGGAGAGCCGCGGCGTGCCCATCGGCATCGTCACTGGCATTGCCAGCATGGCATGGCACCGGATCGTGGTGGAGGGCCGGGCCGGTCATGCCGGCACCACGCCGATGGACCTGCGGCAGGACGCCTTGGCGGGCGCGGCGGAGATCGTCCTGGCGGTGGAACGCATCGGCCGGGAGCTGGCCGCTCGCGGCCCCTTCGTCGCCACGGCCGGCCGGCTGCGCAACGAGCCGAACAACATGAACGTGGTGCCCGCCCGCACCGAGCTCACCGTCGACCTCCGCAGCCACGACGAGGCCCTGCTGGACCATGGGTGGCAGCGCATCCTCGATGCGGTCGAGGCCATCTGCCAAGCCCGCCGTCTACGCTGCTCGACCCGCTGCCTCGGCAGGGCGCCGGGGGTCCAGGCCGACCCGATGGTGATGGAAGCCCTGGAGCGAGCGGCGCAGGAGCTCGGCTACGCCACCCTCCGGCTGAGCAGCGGCGCCGGTCATGACGCCATGCACGTGGCTCGGATCGCCCCCATGGGCATGCTCTTCATCCCCTGCCGCGCGGGGTTGAGCCACTGCCCGGAGGAATGGGCGGAGCCTCGGGACATTGCCCGCGGGGCGGAGGTGCTGGCGCGGGCCCTGCAGTGGTTGGACCGCCACCTACCCTGA